The genome window TATTGTTTGGATATTGGGCATTTAACTGAAATAGGGGATTTCATGAAAACAAAAACTAACATTCACATCacttaataacatatataaaatttagtcaAATAAGACATTTTCATTCAAAAGATACTAATGGACCCATGCCATAAGAAGGAACACATATCAGCTAATAACAAGAAAATGCCCGATGTTAAACTATATAATAGATATCAGAGTATAAAAAAGTGATGCGAAACAAAAACAAAGACATcgatttcttaaataaaataacggTACCACATCATTTCTGATAAAGGCGTGATGTAAAaagttatcatatatatttgtttcacaAGTTTTTAGATGTTATAgtatcattttattatatttgtgacaagttttaaatgatatagatgcactacaccatatatggcTTTCAGCAACACCTGAAAAAATGTGCTCAAAAGCCAAAAAACTGTTGCTAAAAGCCAAAAAATAGGCTATGGCTACACTTCTGTCAAATTTGACGGTGTTACAAAAATCGCCGCTACCATAGGGGTCTGAGGTAACACTTTTGCTAGTTTATAGCTACACCCAATAAAGTGTTGGTGAAGACCCTCTATGCCAACACTATGAGGTCTTCAGCTACACCgtttttgttgttgttatagACCTATGCCAACACGAGTTTCTTTATAGTTACACTAGTTACAATGTTGTTGTAAGCCTATGCCAACACCTATTTATTACTATTGCTACACTGAGTTATACATGGAACACTATTTTTTTAGCTACATCTTGAACACTATGCCTACACTTTTTctgaaatacatatattattggtTACACTCTTGTATTCTTTTGCCAACATATACACTTTAACACTTTATTGTCAATGGCTACATTTGCAGGCACATTACCAACACTTGAAATGGAAAAAATGCAAAATATGGGTACTGAAAATAATGATTTCCCTTAAAACCTGTCAAGCATCCCAATACATAAAACCATCCAAAAATAACATACTTATGTTGTTCAAAGCAAAGCCATCCTAATGTACTAGGAGAATACCCAAAATAAAGTCTAAACTAATCCACAACCAACACAAAGTACCAACCAACAAACTAAAGCTAAGTACGCATAGGGATTACTAGCTACATTCGCAATTCAAAATAGATTAAAAACTAATAGCCATAGGGATCAGTCAAGGAGTGACGATGTTGTCATCTCCATTTGGCATTTCATCCGATTTTTGAGGGTCTTCAGTGTTGACATTTATGTTTAAGCTTGGATTCTTCTCAGCCAATAATTTCATCATGTCTTGGAGTTTCTTGTCAAATTTCTCCTCCATCTCTTGCTGCAGTTGTGCCTTGATTTTAGCAGTTAGTTGGTTCACATACTCATCTGGAGGTTGAGCTGGAGCTGCTGATGCCTTAGACTTTGGTTCCTTTTTTTGAATCAGCCTCCCAATCAGGTAGGAGGGGCTGTGTTCTTTTTCACCATAAACCAATTTATTAGCAGCCTCCTCACCTTCAGTTGCCAAGGCCTTTTTAACATCATCCTGAGAAAGGACATACCATTTGATTTAAATACAAATACCAAATACCACAATATAACTAGCATAGGAAAATGTACAGGAAACTTTATGGAACTAGatacttactattttttcgGTGACCTTTTCAAGCACCTTCTTAGGTAATTTGTACTCGCGTTTGGAATCTCTCTTTCGAGTCTCCAAGTATATATCTGCATCAGAGATATGTACTGATTTCCCTTCACAACCAACATCAGCATCATGCaatttttcttcttcaagtttCTTAAGTCGCtgagtttaatataaaatacaagtcaattaattaatcatggtACTATAAAAATCAGAACTATAAATATGCAATATTGAcagaaaataatttgaaatatgtatTACCAGCTTGTTGGTAATTTGGGCAAAACTTGTCGGCCCAGTTGTGTGTGTCTCTATTATCTTTTGGCGTGCTACTATGTTCTTTGCTGCAGTTCTCTATATTAAAGGGAAACATCATAATAAACCATCTATAATAGAAGGGGGACCTATATTTCATAGCACAGTGGaccattaaatttaaaataattacctTAGTTTTTCCGTCAGCCCAATACTTCAAAAGTAATTTCCAGTCTGCAAGGGGGACCTCCTTTGGCCTGTTCTCCAATCTTTCCTCATCCGTAGGATAAGGGTAGTAGTAATCTCTCTTAATCCGACTTTTGTAGCTCCTAAACTGATCATTCATCGTTTTCAAAACCCATGGTTTAGCTTCTTCTGGAATGATATACTTTTCCTGAAAAGAACAAAGTCCATAAACAAGATTATATTGAATAACAAAGAACAAATGGACCAAATAGACCAAAAATAGGAAATTTGTTTCACCTTGACATACTCCCACAATAGGTCTTTCTCTGGAACCTCGTGCCAACTAACACAAGTAAGGGACACAAACTGCCTAACAGTTGTCCCTAAAAAGTTGCTAAATTCAGAGAGCAACTTGCTATTATCCGATACAGGTTGCGACAATTCATTTAGGGtgataattttcttatcattacTATTATGCACATGATCCATTCTAGTCttccctctctttttttttggtatttcaGCATCCGGTGTATCtagcaaataaaattattaattacattAGCAAGAATGATGAAGTGGACATATACAATTAATTGTACCATACACAATAAAATATGCTTACCAGGCTGTGACTGCAAATCTGGCATTTCAGACTCTGCCTGTGGGATCTCTTTTTGAATTTCGAGTTCCCTCATCTCCAAGTAAGCAGCCATTGAGCCTGGACcttctttcatattttttagCTTCTCCTTTAACGATAGCACTGGTTGATCATTGGCCTACAAAAAATATTCAGACAATAAACATGCATTTTTATAGGTCTGCTTTCTAggttaatattcacttaatagATTAAAATCATACGAAAAGGAGCATCTGCTTTTTAGGTTTATGCAATTTAAATTTGGGGATACTTTATAGGTCTAATCTCCAGAGCTTTTAGACCTACTGATCCTTCATAACCACTCCTGTTAACTTTCATTTTTTGATAAGatgaaaatcacaattaattttttgtgttctaCTGTTCTTTTCGTGGTGTTCTTTTCTGTTATATATCTACCCTGTCTTTAAATATCATTTGTAACAGTTCAAAAATATTAGGATGCTTCAGAAATCTTTTCCCAGACATGCATTTTTATATTTGGTAATTCATATAAGGAAGTCAGCTTGACTTATTTAGGGGCAAACAAGAAACTACTTCTAGATATCTGATACTAGGATTTGTTGCTGCTTTCACTAATGGAAATTAGTTTCAGTACCTTAACTTTTCGGGAATGAAATGTGAACCATCAATTACAAAGCaagctaaaatattaaaatattaccaCTATATCAGGATGTGAAACCACAGCTGCTTCCTTCTTTTGAGACTCAACTGCCATATTTGCAGATCGGGCACGTGTTCTTGGGCCAGGATATGAGGTGATCATACACGTTATTAGAGTACAGCCAGAATCGATTTTCACACTTACGACAAGGACACTTGATTTCGTTTCCGTTGGAAAATTTGGCCATTGCATTTTTCACGAATAATTTGACTCCTTCAGTATATTCTCGGGAATACTTGGGAAGATTCAACCAGGTATTATCATCCTCGGCCATAACtacaataacaaatatattactcttCTGACAATGTAAAATATGTCTTCGAATACAAATCAATTCCTATTATTACAAGTCGAGATTTATTTTCCTTCctaattatgtttaattatttattatactaGTTTAATTTAAGATTATATTCAAGATTTATTATTATACCATTAATAttctgatttattatttatatagtaGTTACATTTAGTCATCTTATAATGTAACGAGCAAGGTAACTCTTGGCTATAGGAGCACTCATGTAGGACACTCTTCACTCTTGGCTGTAGGAGCACTCATTAATATTCTGATTATTATTTAATGTACcagatttattattttcaatctGCATATAATTCCTCCGAATTAAATCATGCCATCTTGTAATAAAGAATCGCCAGTCCTTGCATACATTGATCCCTGGTTACTATATCTTCTGGTGCTAGAACGATATAATATAAGATCTAGTTTACCGATTCTGTGTCCAAGTCTTATTAGTGCCCGGGGAAAACTTTTCATTGTCTATTTAATTAACAGAAAGGACCTCCCTGTTTAGGAGTTCATTTAATTTATCACTCATCATACCATTCCTAGTTTATACATGTGTGCTTCATGTCAGGATTCTAAGCAATTTATGGTAAGGACCTCCCTGTTTACgtgtttatttattaatttaaaaatatatctttaaatTTGACTTCTGATGATGGTAATGTCTCATTAACAATACTGTGATCTTATCTATCCATATTAACAATATCTTAATTCATATTATTCTATCTATTTCGTTCATTTAGTACAATAAACTTGATATTCATAGGTTATGATTGTTTAGTTGTTGATTAGTGGCAAGAGAGCTTAAAGCTCATAAGGACTTATCCCCCTTACACAAAGGAACCAGAACTGTGTTCACTATGCCATGTACTGggaaacatgaaaatatattggTGAGCCTGCAGAGTGCAGCCATAACTAGACTAAATTAAgccataattaaatatttcaccTGGTTCGGTGAGGATGAGAAGGTACACCAAGTCAGACCAATGATTGGCTAAAATTCAACTCTGTGCTTCAATTATTGCTttgcatcattattattataggTTGCCAATATTAAGCTTTACGTTGAACTCGATTAGCCTTTATTCTGTCTATTTCGTTCATTTAGTACAATAAATCTGCTTATGTTTAAGCTCAACTAAATAATACAGCTCTAACTCTATTTGCTAGAAATCAAGCCAGGGCCTTGATAAAAAAACTGctgcaaaaattaattatatatatatatatatatatatagccttaaatgtgtaaaatatatcacatatatatgtaCCCCTACCACAGTCCTCATATATACTAGAAAATAGACATCATTCACTAAACATGatatctatattttatacttcaCTACATCAATTCAAGTAAATGTCTTGAAACACAAAACTTATAACTAATTAGCTCGCCTGTGATAGTttttaaacaaataacaaagtAATAAGCATAAATTTCACATATTCAAACATTCAATTAGCACAATCAAACAATCAATTAGACAATCAAGTATTCTGAAAACAACCAAATAACAGTCAAAACAACAATAATCAGCTGTCAAAACCCCCTAATTATCACGACTCAAAAGCCCAATAATTAACCCCCCGTAAAGCATGCAATCAACTAAAACCCCAATTAACAccctaattttttaattaaagaagGTACCTGAAAAAGCCCCAAATTAACAGCTGAAGAACCCTAATCCACACTCAGTCGCTGAAGAACCCACCGCCCCAATTACCAGCTGAAGAACCCTAATCCAAACTCAGTAGCTTGAACCCAATTAATCCCGTACTTGAAACCCCTTTTCAGATGATGACCTCGCTTACAACCCGCTGCTGGAGATCTTCAATTGAAACCCGCTTGAGAAGTCCTGAGCGTGAGAAActtgcgagagagagagagggcgaGAGATGTGCGGGAGAGATTGCAAGAGAGATGTGCGGGAGAGATGtgagggtttgagagagagagaggggttcGAGACTGTGTTTAGAGTTTCAGAGAGACACTGTGTTTAGAGTTTATGCGCGagaaatattttaagttttatttaaCCCGCTGGAAtgaaatatttgtatatttactGAAACCCGCCTTAGTAAATTATGTCCCGCCTATTTTTATTAAGTTTGGCTACATTTTTTATACGGAGAAACGGCTACACGGAATTCACTGTAGCCATAGATATCAAATCTTGTATACGGTCAcatttatttatgttaatgGTAACAATAAAAACCAGTGTAGCCATAGAtcaat of Daucus carota subsp. sativus chromosome 3, DH1 v3.0, whole genome shotgun sequence contains these proteins:
- the LOC108212644 gene encoding uncharacterized protein LOC108212644; the encoded protein is MQWPNFPTETKSSVLVVSVKIDSGCTLITCMITSYPGPRTRARSANMAVESQKKEAAVVSHPDIVANDQPVLSLKEKLKNMKEGPGSMAAYLEMRELEIQKEIPQAESEMPDLQSQPDTPDAEIPKKKRGKTRMDHVHNSNDKKIITLNELSQPVSDNSKLLSEFSNFLGTTVRQFVSLTCVSWHEVPEKDLLWEYVKEKYIIPEEAKPWVLKTMNDQFRSYKSRIKRDYYYPYPTDEERLENRPKEVPLADWKLLLKYWADGKTKRTAAKNIVARQKIIETHTTGPTSFAQITNKLRLKKLEEEKLHDADVGCEGKSVHISDADIYLETRKRDSKREYKLPKKVLEKVTEKIDDVKKALATEGEEAANKLVYGEKEHSPSYLIGRLIQKKEPKSKASAAPAQPPDEYVNQLTAKIKAQLQQEMEEKFDKKLQDMMKLLAEKNPSLNINVNTEDPQKSDEMPNGDDNIVTP